GAGATCATTCGAATGTCGCCAAATAGGGTCTTGAGTGTTGCCTTGTCTCCAGCATCTTTCTCCCTACTGGCATTCGCTGCAGGTTCCGGTTTTTTATCCTTAATGACCTTGCCGAATGCGATGGCGACGGCAATAATCAGGGCAGTTGTGACAAAGAGAAGTGGTCTCCAGTCCCAGCCCAGCCCTTTGACCAAATACGAGGAACCGATATATCCGATCGCCATACCCAGAGCTGAGCCACTGTTGATAATAGCTGTGGAGAAGCTCCGTTTCTCATCCGGTATAGAGGAAGAGGAGATCGAGTAAGCGGGTCCGTAATAGGTTCCTTGTCCAAGGCCAGCGAGGAAGCTACCGACAAGCAGGAACAACAGGGAAGGGGCAATTCCGACCGTGAAGGCCCCGAATGCGAAGATTAAGAAACCTGGGATCAGCATGATTTTTCTGCCGAATTTATCAGCCAGGAAGCCGGAAGGAATCTGCATTGAGGTATAGGCCAAGAAGAATAGACTGGAGATAAGACCCATGCTCGCATCGGATTCGATTCCGAGTTGCACTTTGATTTCAGGTAAGATGGGATTCAGCACAGTTCTGTAAATCCAGATGACAGTCCATCCAAGACAGAATAGGATAACAATCTTCTTCCAATACTCCATTCCGCCTTTTGGATTCGTTGAAGCTTGTTTGTTCATCTCTTGTATCCTCCTTAGTAGTGAAGGGCTCGGGATGCTGCTGCTTGCCTGAGTGGTGCTTTATTCCTCGTATGCCAGCGTATATAGGGTGCCGATCAGAGCTTTAACCCCCTCGGCCAAATCGTATGGATCGGTATATTCCGCCGGATTGTGGCTGATTCCATCCTTGCTCGGCACGAAGATCATCGCTGTCGGAGTCAGGCCCGCTAAGATTTGCGAGTCATGTCCCGCTCCGCTGTGCATCAGCTTGTAATTCAAGCCGATCTCCTTGCATTGCTGTTCAATGACTTCTACGATGCGTGTATCCATCGGTACAGGGTCCGCATCCATCCACATATCGATTTGGAGTCCTACGTTCATGTCCTTTGCAATCTGATTCAAAGCAGTGGTTATCTCTTCGGTGAATTGAACCAGCATGCTTTTCTCGGTATGGCGGATATCCAATGTGAATAGGGCATGTCCTGGAACGACGTTCACTACATTTGGTTTGACCTCGATTTTGCCAACTGTAGCTACTAACGGGTCTCCGTGCACACGGGCTCGATTTATTACGTCACAGATCATGGCGCTAGCTGCCTGAACCGCATCCTTGCGATAGCCCATCGGTGTGGTACCCGCATGATTGGCTTCGCCGGTCACTTCCACGGTGAATCTGCGCTGCCCAACAATGTTGTTCACAACCCCGACCGACTTCGCTTCCTTCTCCAGCACGCTGCCTTGCTCGATATGAATTTCTACAAACGCTTTCAAATCCTGGCGAATGGTTGCCGACTCATTGCGGAAATGAAAGCCGCAGTCTCTCATCGCGTCTACGAATGCAATACCGTCAAAATCGGAGATATTCTCTACCTCTTCGCGCCTTGCTGTTCCCACTATATTTTTGGAGCCCCAGAATGCATAAGGGAATCGGCTTCCTTCTTCCTCTGCCATTGATACGAGCTGCAGACTGCGCAGCGGCTGTCCGTGAGTCTCCTTCAAGTGCTTCAGAGCGAGCAGGCCAGCAACAATCCCGAATTGGCCGTCGTATAGGCCGCCA
The window above is part of the Paenibacillus lutimineralis genome. Proteins encoded here:
- a CDS encoding MFS transporter, with translation MNKQASTNPKGGMEYWKKIVILFCLGWTVIWIYRTVLNPILPEIKVQLGIESDASMGLISSLFFLAYTSMQIPSGFLADKFGRKIMLIPGFLIFAFGAFTVGIAPSLLFLLVGSFLAGLGQGTYYGPAYSISSSSIPDEKRSFSTAIINSGSALGMAIGYIGSSYLVKGLGWDWRPLLFVTTALIIAVAIAFGKVIKDKKPEPAANASREKDAGDKATLKTLFGDIRMISAYVIYFAICYGYYMIVTWLPSYLQMERGFQGAAIGFASALVAFASVPGALLFSKLSDKFKNKKIMVVIILQIIAALTLYLTVAIQNNNLLILFLIMYGFFGKLAVDPIMISYVADLAPKQGYSTTFGVFNFFGMMSSVIAPFVTGVISDATGSKILGFYLAIAIIIVGTVFLFMANMIKRTKAQTKH
- the allC gene encoding allantoate deiminase, with product MTELSKDIMQLLEWLGYFGNDPEGGVTRLLYTKEWLEAQKALEHWMNTEGFDVHFDEVGNLFGGLQGTKYPNETIMTGSHVDTVRNGGLYDGQFGIVAGLLALKHLKETHGQPLRSLQLVSMAEEEGSRFPYAFWGSKNIVGTARREEVENISDFDGIAFVDAMRDCGFHFRNESATIRQDLKAFVEIHIEQGSVLEKEAKSVGVVNNIVGQRRFTVEVTGEANHAGTTPMGYRKDAVQAASAMICDVINRARVHGDPLVATVGKIEVKPNVVNVVPGHALFTLDIRHTEKSMLVQFTEEITTALNQIAKDMNVGLQIDMWMDADPVPMDTRIVEVIEQQCKEIGLNYKLMHSGAGHDSQILAGLTPTAMIFVPSKDGISHNPAEYTDPYDLAEGVKALIGTLYTLAYEE